One window from the genome of Leptospira broomii serovar Hurstbridge str. 5399 encodes:
- a CDS encoding gamma-glutamyltransferase family protein has protein sequence MKNLLRLIIYAISIFLIAFSLLYIVTYHPNKIMEWQDPYHKDRPVAEGSSIMVASGHPFATRVALDILKNGGTAADAGVAALLVLNVTQGEEASFPGVAPLLYFNAQAGKVESYIGAGKAPKKATIEYFKSRGYKTVPILQYSSQLIPASPDVIISLLKKYGTMSFSEVSAPAIRIAEEGFPVHKILLRNINMNFFKRLGFSILLPYNAEVYLRGRWWRPLHLSERFTRPDLAKTFRELAAVEVSAKKAGKNRESSLEAVRDHFYKGPIAKRIVEAHQKYDGTMILEDFTRYTGSWEEPLTGTFGSYKIYSNRTWNQGAVVPIVLQILDGIDLKSMGHNSSLYVHTVIQAIELAMADREKFFGDPEFTYVPIGGLLNKEYAESRKRLLQKAAFGKTPPHGNPFEFESTRLSSRTLDAEPKENPREGYVAEMGDWKIAPSFWEKTGSGKIGRDTTYLSIIDSKGNSLSLTPSDFPQSPMIDGDLTLGIRMTQFRLDPLHPSSLVPGKRPTITPNASMVFKEGKFFMSLGTPGGDMQTQGIIQTFLNIVVFGMNPQEAVNAPRFRSLNWPDSFSPHTYYPGRIELEKDIYDRHADALKAIGYDVQGREKWEYDFGAPCVSLRDPKTGKLFGGADPRKESWAEGQ, from the coding sequence ATGAAGAATTTACTCCGATTAATAATATATGCGATTTCTATTTTCTTGATCGCATTTTCGCTCCTCTATATCGTAACCTATCATCCAAACAAAATAATGGAATGGCAGGACCCTTATCACAAGGATCGCCCTGTCGCGGAAGGATCGAGTATAATGGTCGCGAGCGGTCATCCGTTTGCAACCCGAGTCGCACTTGATATACTGAAGAATGGCGGAACTGCAGCGGACGCAGGTGTAGCTGCTCTGTTAGTTTTAAACGTTACGCAAGGAGAGGAGGCATCGTTTCCGGGAGTCGCCCCCTTATTATATTTTAATGCTCAAGCCGGAAAGGTCGAAAGTTACATCGGCGCAGGCAAGGCCCCGAAGAAAGCCACAATCGAGTATTTCAAATCCAGGGGCTATAAAACCGTTCCCATATTGCAATATTCTTCGCAACTCATACCCGCCTCCCCCGACGTAATTATTTCCCTTTTAAAAAAATACGGCACTATGTCATTTTCCGAGGTGAGTGCTCCCGCGATCAGAATCGCAGAAGAAGGATTCCCGGTTCATAAAATTTTATTACGAAATATTAATATGAATTTCTTCAAGAGGTTAGGTTTTTCGATATTACTCCCCTACAATGCCGAGGTTTACCTACGCGGCAGATGGTGGCGACCCTTACATCTAAGCGAGAGATTTACTCGTCCTGATTTGGCGAAAACGTTTCGAGAACTTGCGGCTGTAGAGGTTTCGGCAAAGAAAGCTGGTAAGAATCGGGAATCCTCTTTGGAAGCGGTTCGAGACCATTTTTACAAAGGACCTATCGCGAAAAGAATAGTAGAGGCCCATCAAAAGTATGACGGAACTATGATTTTAGAGGATTTCACGCGTTACACAGGAAGTTGGGAGGAACCTTTAACAGGCACATTCGGATCTTATAAAATTTATTCCAACCGAACGTGGAATCAAGGCGCAGTCGTACCTATCGTTCTTCAGATATTGGACGGCATAGATTTAAAATCCATGGGCCATAATTCCTCTTTATACGTTCATACCGTGATACAAGCGATCGAGCTAGCTATGGCGGATCGGGAAAAATTTTTCGGAGATCCGGAATTTACGTACGTCCCGATCGGAGGATTGCTTAATAAAGAATATGCAGAAAGCAGAAAAAGACTTCTCCAAAAAGCTGCGTTCGGTAAGACGCCGCCTCACGGCAATCCTTTCGAATTTGAATCTACAAGACTTTCGAGTCGAACCTTAGACGCCGAACCGAAAGAAAATCCCCGTGAAGGGTACGTCGCCGAAATGGGAGACTGGAAAATAGCGCCTAGCTTTTGGGAAAAGACCGGAAGCGGTAAAATCGGAAGAGATACGACGTATCTAAGTATAATTGATTCGAAAGGAAATTCACTGTCCCTTACCCCTAGCGATTTTCCTCAGTCGCCTATGATCGACGGAGATTTAACCTTAGGAATTCGAATGACACAATTTCGCTTGGATCCGCTTCATCCTTCCTCTTTAGTTCCGGGAAAAAGGCCTACGATCACTCCGAATGCCTCTATGGTATTCAAAGAGGGAAAATTTTTCATGAGCTTAGGCACACCAGGCGGAGATATGCAAACGCAAGGTATTATTCAAACTTTTTTGAATATAGTCGTTTTCGGAATGAATCCTCAAGAGGCCGTTAACGCACCCCGCTTTCGCTCTTTAAACTGGCCGGATTCCTTTTCCCCTCACACTTATTATCCCGGACGAATCGAGTTGGAAAAAGATATCTACGATAGGCATGCTGACGCTCTCAAAGCGATAGGTTACGACGTACAGGGGCGCGAGAAATGGGAATATGATTTTGGAGCCCCGTGCGTTTCCTTACGCGATCCTAAGACCGGTAAACTTTTTGGGGGTGCAGACCCTAGAAAAGAATCTTGGGCGGAAGGACAATAA